Proteins encoded by one window of Arabidopsis thaliana chromosome 2, partial sequence:
- a CDS encoding uncharacterized protein (unknown protein; Has 35333 Blast hits to 34131 proteins in 2444 species: Archae - 798; Bacteria - 22429; Metazoa - 974; Fungi - 991; Plants - 531; Viruses - 0; Other Eukaryotes - 9610 (source: NCBI BLink).), whose amino-acid sequence MTFADLPHDLELEILSREFQPHLQKNCKLLANDGILYLEIQDSSRRTCVKQQRIQIKADL is encoded by the coding sequence atgacTTTTGCTGATCTTCCACATGATTTAGAATTGGAGATACTCTCTAGGGAATTCCAGCCACATCTCCAAAAGAATTGCAAACTACTTGCAAACGATGGTATACTTTATTTAGAGATACAAGATTCGTCAAGAAGAACTTGTGTAAAGCAACAACGCATTCAAATCAAAGCCGACTTGTAA
- a CDS encoding uncharacterized protein (unknown protein; Has 30201 Blast hits to 17322 proteins in 780 species: Archae - 12; Bacteria - 1396; Metazoa - 17338; Fungi - 3422; Plants - 5037; Viruses - 0; Other Eukaryotes - 2996 (source: NCBI BLink).), protein MGEPEELAEGLAEGHVEGCADGHSEGRADGLATEATRTWHAWLDAGKEPEEDDVMADITQDNHKKEFGEFRRSGQQVSQPRYLEDYERSSKLMLKVRDVNLHRGGHSSMEESSQEEEEEGGVWS, encoded by the exons ATGGGAGAGCCAGAAGAACTTGCTGAAGGATTAGCTGAAGGACATGTTGAAGGATGTGCTGATGGACATTCTGAAGGACGTGCAGATGGACTTGCTACTGAAGCTACAAGGACATGGCATGCTTGGTTAG ATGCTGGAAAAGaacctgaagaagatgatgtcaTGGCGGATATCACTCAAGACAACCACAAGAAGGAGTTTGGTGAA TTTAGAAGGTCAGGTCAACAAGTTAGTCAGCCCAGGTACCTTGAAGACTATGAACGTTCCAGCAAGCTTATGTTGAAAGTTAGAGACGTCAACTTGCATAGAGGAGGACATTCTTCAATGGAGGAAAGcagccaagaagaagaagaagaaggaggtgTTTGGTCCTAG